TTAATGAACTACTCGTAAATGAAATGCGAAACGTTATGAAAGGTGCGTCTTAAAGGGGCTCTCCTAAAATTCTAATCGAAGAGCTTTTCTTGATGGAAGCGTCTAAAAGTGATACTGTTTTTATTTGCTTGTACAATAGTTGACTTTCCATATAACTGGCATGTACTAACAATGATGTAGCATTTCGTTTAAGAACAAGAGATGGTAACCTAAAGAATAATCAAATATTGACATACATCCTAGAACGTCATTCATTATAAGAACTGGATTTAAGAGTTCTGGAGAATTGAGCATATATTATTGAAGGATTTAAAAAGGTAAGTAAAGgtatatatttaatattaaGAAAATTAACAGATCGTGTAAGTAAAGCGCCgaattttttaatttcGATACCAATTATCTGCTTTGGtattattttttaaacCCATTTGGCATGATTCGTGGACACTCTCCCAAGGCCTTCGGTTAATAATTAAGATTGGAAAGCATAGGTTAGATTacataaaaaaaaaaacttcAGAGTTAAAACGCTTTTCTCACTATTCACTTGGGAGAAAATGGATTTAGTAAAAGCCTCCTTCAAGAGTTTGAAGCATACAGCTTATCAACTTCTTCCCTCACAGCGTCCAAGATCTTTCTTCTTTGCAACTTTTGGCTAGGTGTGAGGAATCCGTTCTCTGGAGTCCATTCTTCTGGCGCGAAAACAAATCCCAAGATCAATTCAATTCCGGCTAACCCAGCAGCCTTCGCAGTCGCAATCATATCCTTTAGAACTTCACTCTTTAGCTTTTCGTGATTTAGAACCGCATCGACATTACCGTCATTATCAATTAATCCTAACTTTTTAGCGGCAtcaacaacagcaaccTCCCTTGGAACCACAATAGCAATTGGTTTGACTTGGTACTGATCAGCGTAGATGCATATGTTCGCAACATATTTGGAAGATCTGTAAACACTCTCAAGCTTTTCTAAAGCAATATATTCACCGTTCCTTGTCTTGACTAAGTTCTTCTTACGGTCAATAATTTTCAAGATACCATTCGATTTCCACTCTCCGATATCACCAGTCTTTAGCCATCCATCTTCAAATGCAGCTGCAGTTTCTTCCTCATTGCAGAAATATTGTTTGAAAACAGATGCACCCTTAATCCAAATCTCACCCTGGTTATTCTTGGCAAAGTATCCCAATTCCTCAACGTCAACTAACTTAGCAGTAATAGAGCCAGCTAATTCACCGGTAACATCATATTCAAAGTGTCTTGGATCAACTAGAGCTCCATTAGCAACTGTTTCAGTCAATCCGTAACCAATTAGCACAGGTGCCAATAAGTTACTAATGAAAATTTGAGTATCCTTGGATAGAAGAGAACCACCATTGAAAATTATACGTAAATTACCACCGGTTGCTTCCCTGGCCTTCTTAAATACCAGGTTACCCAATAACGTGCCGCCAGGGATGTGATACTTCTTCATGCCCAGTTTACAACGATATGCAAACCAGAATACCTTCTGCTTGAACTTAGGCAGCTTATCAATCTGAGTTTGAATTCCCTTCCTAACTCCCTCCCAGACAGCCGCTGTACCAACCATTACATGAGGCTTAAATTCTTTCATATCACCTTTACAGTTACGTACAGACGCATCAGATACTGTCTTCACCGTACCATAACCCACTAGAGCGCCACAGTATATCGCAGTCATCTCAACCACTAACTCAAGAATGTGCGCAAGTGGTAGAATAGCAAGGTATCGGTCCTTTTCTGTAACTAGTTTTCTAGAAAAAACAACGTTTACACCACCAATTCCCGCGACAAAGTTCCTGTGGGTAATTACAACACCTTTCGGAGTACCAGTTGAACCAGAAGTATACATGATACAGTTGATATCTTCAGCAGTTGGTGGGTGCACATCTATAGTGCCTCTGTTTTCAGAACCCAAAGCTATGACTTCTTCCATGCTGTAGATTTCAACATCAGGTCTTAGCTCTTGGAGTTTCTGTACCGCATCCCTAGCCTTAGAGTATATTTTTCCATTCTGTCTCTTGTCATTAGGGTCTATCTTTTCACCATGGATAATATACTTCAAATTACTGGCTTTTTGTATAGGACCTATCAAGTTGGGCAATAAACTGTTGTCAACAAATATACCCCTAGATTCAGCCTGAACTAGAGAGTGGGTTAAACCAGCCTCTCCTAAGGATTCATATGCCGTAACAACAGTCAAAGCTTGGGTCTGACTCGCCAAATAGGTCTCCAACCACTTAACGGAAGTAGCAGCATATATGTGTATTCTGTTTTCTTTTGGCTGTAAACCTATTTTCACCAAGCCGCGACCATAGTCGTGCATCAACTGATTAAGTTCATTGTAAGTTTTATACTTAAATGGAGTCAACTCATAATACAACCACGTTTTCTGAGATTCAACCTCCTTTCCATCAACTATTTTTTTAATCGTCTTAGTGTCCTCATAAATTTCAATGGTGTCCCTCCAGGCCACAGCGTTTCGATCACCACCTCTTTCAAAACACTCTAGCAAAAACTCATAAGCCGTGTTACACTTTAATCCAATAGGACGTTCTATTATTGCTGTTGCACTGACCGCATTTCTACGAGGGGCTGTTTCATTGGGACCCTCGGGCTCACCGACAATAACATTATATTGCTTCATTGATCCTCAATTATCTTACTGTTGTTCTATAAACACAAACTCAACAAGTTCAGATAAAAGGCTACACAAGCTTTAAATTAAAATCCTATGCACTTCAAATTGGAGTTCGTAATGACCGAATGAGTACCAAAGAAAAAGGAAGGCGATAAAAATTCTCCTATATGTCAACAACCGAAAAAAACGTGAAAAGGAAAAATCAACGATTGTTTTTGGAAAGCAGCAACTGACACGCTGATATGAGAAGTGTCTATACAAGGTtatatgtatatagatTTATGACCAATTTTTAAGCTTGCCCTTCAAGGTTCTCTATCTCGGTAATAAGTCTTTAAGAAAGCTACTGTGtagataataataacttATATACTAAAGTGTCACGAGAGGGATATACCGTGGGCATATAGGACGCACGAAAACACTAACCTAATGTGTCTGAGTTAACAACCCCCGCCCCACAAAGTTTATCCAATCTTGTTAGCTCCCTCTGGTTCAGGGAGAACTTTACCGAAGGCTAGAAAAAATATTACTAATTCCGAGGGTGTAATCCAACGCGTTTATTCGTATGTTCTATTATCATGCAAGATTACCTTCTTTGAGCTTTCACGCATTGCACGCCGAGCTCCAACTGGTAAGGAAAATGTTGTATGCAGGGGGGACCCTTGTACACGATCTCGACTTTTGTTGGGAAATCAATTGCTAAAAATTGTTGGATATATCCTCCCGAGAGGGGAATCGCGGATTCGGTAGGTCACTTGCTACCATGGTACTTTTTTTACCGCTGGTTTCGGCCGATGTTGCCCCGCTCTTGGCCAGCTTGTCGGCTTGTTCATTGCCTTCATTACCATGGTGTCCCTGAACCCATTGGATTTCAAATAAGCCAGCGTTAGTGAACCTCGCCGCATTAATAGCGTAGTATTGTTTGACACATATATAGTACTTTATCAGGGGTACCAGCAGATCGGAGTTTGAAAACTTACTCAGATCATCTAAGCTTTTGCATTCAGTGTAACGTGAGGACGTGAATTTTACAACGTTTTCGCTATCTGTGTATAGGAGATAATTCTTTCGTGGTGCTCTTGCCGGCACAAGTGCTAGATTATGCCAAATTTGCTGCAAAGCACGGGTAGCGGCCTTAATTTCGGCACGATTGTTAGTAGCGGGCGGCTCTAGCCTTTCACTAATGTTGTATTCAGGTTCATCTTGAAAATAAACCCCACATCCGCCAACTGCACCCTCATGACCATTTCGCAAGGTGCTGCCATCACAGTATACCTCTGAAACTTCACTATAGGGACCTTGGCAGTTGGAGTTTGAAGGCAGCTTACAGCGTGTCACAAAGTCATCCTTTTGTATGCCAATCAGTTCGAAGTCATAGGGGCTGCTGCCTGAGATGAATGCTTCAGCTTTTGCACGGTCATCAAACTTCTTGTACGCCAAACCGGACTTCCCGCTGACGTATTTTCTGCATGATTCCCAATCTTCAAATATTTTACTAGCTAGTTCTTTATTATTGCTATTCACAGCATAATAGTTTACTTTACCGCTAGTTTTTGCAGATGCTTTCATTCCAGCACTGGTATTTGTTGATTGCCTTTCAGTTCTTGGCTTTACGCGCTTGCCGGTTTCAACGAAAACCTTTGCTTGCTCTGGAGTGGGAAATAAACCCCAGCTTGCACCCTCTATGCCATCTATTTGCTCCTTGCATGTCTTCCATTCATTGTAGATACCTGTAAGTCTTCCTCGGTGAACAGCATAGTATTTCCGAGCAATTTTCTGGCTATTACGATTCCCCTTGGATTTCATTAGGTTCAACAATCTAAACATAGGGTAAACCGGGTAGTTGGGCTTATTTCCTTACCTTTTATATATTAAGTTGTTAATTGTTACATCAAAGAAAATTACCTTCAATTCCACACGCTGCGCGATGCCTAAAACATGAATAGAAATTAGAATAGGTTAAATGCAAAACTCTAAAAACACTACCTAGAAAAGTTCTTTATGTGTCTACTTCCTGCTACCGCGGCTTTTACTAATTTGCGAGTGGCCACAGCTTTTGCTAGCTCAGAGCGTCGATTTAAGAAGTTACTTACATAATCTGACTGCCCTTTTGCAAGTAAAATCCTTAAAATGATATCTTGGGTAACGGCCGAAATCTCAAGTGGGTCGCTTCTTAGTTCTCTAACCACTGCGGCGGCTTCTGCACGCTTCTCTTTAGAGCTATGCGCAATGATTGTATCGCTACGTTGTAGGCGCCTACGGCTATTCTCTTGTTGACGACCATGTCGAGTAAAATCGTAGTAGTTACGGTTGTCCAGGTATTTTTCGTAAAGTGGAATAAGGGCCTCAGTTTCTTCCTTCAGTTCATCTACGGATTTATCATAGAATACAGGAACTAAAAGAATATTCTGATAGTGTTGGTTTTTTAGTTCATGTAACGGAGGACCCTCGCCGCCATTGTGAAAGAAATCTATACAAAGAGCGCGAAGCCACTCAAAAATAATCTCTACCTCGCGATTGGACAATGCAGCTTGAGAACTTATACCATTTTGTCCATTATTATTGCCAGTAATATTTCTTAGTTCATTAGTATTCCCCTTAGCAATACTGATCGCATTTTCCCACAATGACATTCCTTTATTAGTTAAAGCTGTTTTAACAGAACGTGCACTTGATAAGTTGGGAAGAAGAAGGGAGTCCGCCATATTAAGTATTGAGTTCCATGCTTTTATCATAACCTTGTGAAGTAATGAGCGAGTAAGACCTGCCGCTAAAATTTCTAAGTTAGAATTTAAGTAGTCAAATAGAGGAACAATAGCATCATAGATAACTTCTTTACTCTGTGAGGCATTTGAATTAGAGGTACTTGCACAAACTGCCTTTAAGCAAGGACGTGAAATAGAGTAATTCACATAAGTAGAGAATTTATTAACCATCATACCAATAGCTCTGTCGCAAGCCCTAGAGAGACTACGATATGCTCTTCCAACACAGAACATAGCATCAATTTTTTCACTCTCTAAAGAAACCTGCAAGAATAACCTTCCCTGTGTATCAAGATCTAATACAATATCTTCTGTGTAACCATCTGAATTAAAAGACCTAGAGTCCAGTAACAGAGAGCACTTCCCACATACCTTATATGAACCAATGGGGTTTAGTTTCTGGGAATGATGCCATACCGTTGCGCTAATAACCCTTGTCTCATCGTTTGGAACCACCAGTTCGAATACTTCATCCCAAATTGGATTAACAGTTTTGCGGACAACTTTCGTTTTGGCAAATTCTTGACGAATAGAAGTATCAACCAAGCTGACGGCACTATTCGCATAGCCATCGCTGGTAAATGCTTGGACATTCTCTGCCTTCACAATTCGGATTGTGTAGACTTGATTAACTTCTTTGTTACCTTTCTTACTACCAGTTTTCGCTTTCTCATGTAGCTTAATAGTTTGTGATATCTTCTCCACATTTATAGTTTCCTCTAGTTCTGTTATTTTATTCATCAGTTCATCTAAGTTATTGAGACATACACAAGTCCTTGCCTTGAATTCATAGACTACAGGAGGCTCTTCTAGAGGCGCAGACGTCAAAGCATTTTTAATTTCATCAAACAACCAAGTGTTTTTCATCTTCTCCGCAGTGCTTTGGAAGCTACCCGTATATTCATATGTTGTGTCATCCGCTGGAACTACCGCTTCTACGTGTGTTAAATCCTCTTCAATGACGGATACTATCTTTGATGCGTAGTAGCATATACCATCAGAAAATGTCTTAAGCAAAAAAGTCTTTATCTTAGCCACCTGATACTCATTGCCCCAGTTTAGTTTTTGGAACAACTGTATTGACTCATTAATCATTCTGATAATGTCTAAAACAGATGAACTATAATGAACTTCGTTGCTTACAGGCTCCCAGGTCTCAGCCTTCAAAGAATTTTGGATTACCTCTTCCAACTTAACTCTAGTTTCATCACAAAGCTTAGAAATGTGTTTAAAAAAGTGTTTTTCCAGTGCAAAGGGAAACTTCTTGGTGGTAACTTGGTGGAAAACATCGCGAAGTTCTTGATATAAAGTGTACGTTTCAATGGCATCCATAACTGGAATATCTTGTTTCAAAAACGCTGCACGCTCTTCAATACGTTGTAGCACCAGTGGAGAATCGGATGCAAAGGCAGAAATCAATTGCGATGCCACTTCCCTAGAAAGATTAATCTTGTTTAGCAACGGCTTCGGGTAACGTCCTtgaaattttttaattttttgtAAGATAAGTGATCCTAATTGTTGCAGATGGTGGATTTCAAGGTGATCTTCATTTGGCATATCTTGAAGTAAAGATACATAGTAGATCTCAGTGGCTTTAGATAGCGTTTGCTTCAAGTTCTTCACCCATTTATTATGGAAGTCGGTACTAGGGAAGTCATACTGTATCATTAATGGATCGGATTCCACACAATCATAATAAATGCTCAAAACAGGTGAAAAGATTGCCTTCTCATGTTTGTAAATGTTTGCTAAAAGTGAACTTAAAGAAGACATACACTGAATATAGGTATGATTCAAGTTAACTAGCCAACGATTCTGATCTTCTGAATTCCAGGTAGTAGGGTCAGAATCAAGACTGTAATTGTCACTCATGTTTGGTAAAGCTGTTCGAAGTATATAGTCTATCGTTTCAGTGTCTAAGTTAGTAGTTGGACATAACGTCAAGTTTGCTGCAGTATAGTAAATGGAGGCCTTAGTAGAGTATAAGTCGAGTCTCCATATTTTACCACACCTAGAAATCAACGATTGGCCATCAGCGGACATAGGCTTCGTAATTGATGGCCGTTCTTGCTCTAATATGAGGCACATTAACCTTGTGAAAATAACATTCGGTTCGGGCGGTATAATAAATGATATGTCGATCGTTGTTTCACAAATATTGCTGCTATCAGAATCCTCTATCTTGGAAATCAATTCATCCAGCGAGTTGATCTCGTTGACCTTCCAATCATTGTAAGCTTTATCAGATGGGAAATGGTTGGAAGTAAATCCCACTGTTTCACTAATGATACCGTCTCTCCTATTTTTTAATTCGTATAAGTAATTAATATTTGATGCCTTGTCTTTATATAACGCAACATCCTGCTCAAACTGTGCTTCAGTGACAGCAAACAGTTTTCTAATATATCCTGACAGCAAAATTTCGGATGTTTTGTAAGTTGGTTTAATTGTCACATCTATTATATCTACTCCTAGCTCAGACCCATTTCCTGGCTGATTACGCTGTCTGAATGAATGATTATTACCCTCTTCTGGTTTAAACGAGTCTGCATAACTCCTTAACTTTAATACAAACTCTTGATCCGAGAGTTCGTGCAAATCCAATAAAGAGATTAGGAAGTCAATAAACAACGTTACCAGTTCATAAAGTATACCTCTAGTTGCCTCTATATCCAATTTTAGAATTTCACCGCTCGCGGCTTTGGTAAAAATCATGATCAGTTCTTCTGGCTTATCCATATATTCTAATAAATTCGCCATAGCTGGATCTAAAAAAAGGTCATTATAGAGTTTCAATAGGCATCTGCGGAAAATATCATTTGCTATTTTATACTCACCAACTGTTATAGATGTTAGTGTTTTTTCTAGGATGGGTAGCATTTTCTTCAGAATGATTGCTTCATTTGTCCCAGCTGTCTGCGAATTCTTAAAGCGCGACAGCCTCTTCTCAGAGTCCTTGCCCTTAAAATAGAGCTTCTCTATAGCACTTGGTCCACTACATGTTATTTTCTCTATCTTTTGGAATTTTTTGCGAAATCTAGGCTGGTTAATGTATTCTAGTAGTACTACTTTTAATACGGCATAATATATCTCATCCTGGCTAACTTGTGTTTGAACTAGCTCACTGACTGACGGTAAAAACGATTTAACTGGGTCCACTAAACATGCAGAACTTGAAAGCGATTCATTGGCACAACTCATAGCTTGTGTATTTTCCTTATAATAGTAGTAGTGTTAACAataaaatatttaaatatttacaTTTTTTTTAATGTTTTGTTATTAGCAAAAGAATGTAGCATGACAAAATCGATGGCGTTAATATGTAAAATTACGCTACTAGTCTTATAATTACAGAAGGTTATTTGATGCGCTTTTCAGAGAATTTCTTAAATTAAGATGACAAAATTCTATAAATGCTGTAGCCTATTATCTAGTCGAAGGGTTTTCACTGATATTCAATCACCTTCCGATACCTCAAAGTCCTCTGATTCATTCAATTCTTCATCTACTGCATTGTCGTCCACTGATAATTCTTCCACAGAGGTATTCTTTTCCTGCTGTGCTGAATTATTAGCCACATCGCTGGGATTAAATAGATGCTTCGATAGAACTTTGTTCATAGAGAACATGGTAACCTTTTTACCAAAAATTGGCTGCATGGTTTCGTCACATAGAATTTCTCGACGATCTTCTGGGTTTTGTAGATTATGCTGCTTGATATAGTCCCAAACCGCTTTCACCACTTGAGTGCGGGGTAATTGTTCCTTACCTAGGAACTTCTGTAGATCACTACTCAAAATAACATTCCTTAAGTGGAAGCTATTAGGATTCTCGTTATTTGCTGCTCTCCTCTTCTTTCGAGGCTTTTCGGCAACTTCCTTCTTCCTTGTACGTTTCTGTCTAGTGTTTCCTTCTTTCGCTAGTTTACTAGCTAATTCGGCGTCTCGTTTGGTAAGCTCTTCTTTGGACAGAGTTTTAGCTTGCTTATCCTGTAACCTATGAAACCTGTCAAGAATTAAAACTTTAATCTCTTTCTTCTCGTTATGAAGTTCAACAGCGAATAGCTCCTGCAATGCCGCCCGGATCCTTTTGACGCTAATCTCGTTAGGATCAGACACGCTTAAAATTGCCTTTCTAAATGTTAATAAGAAAATTATTAATAAATAGGATTTCAATTATCAAAAACTAACTTACATCAATCATAGGAATGTACTTATCTAAGTTTGGCATTGTTGTATATGGCGACTTTATTATAAGTATTGAGAGCTGTTGTGTATATATGGGGACttttttgatatttttgGCGTCATTTGATTTAGCTTGAAAACTAAAGATAATATTTTATGAGATATAGTACTGGAAGGTTATCATCTGTTAGCATtaatttatatatatatatgtatatgtatgtatatttatatatatgcTAGATGCATATATAAACTTCCAGATGATTACAGACCCCTATAACCAATGTAAATTTCTCATCCGTATAAAACAAATAACTATAAGTTTCTCTTCTGCTGCAACTGATGCTTCTTTATCAATTTCTTCCTTTCTGCTCTGTCTAAAGATCTTGGATCAACAAGTTCATTTTCGGTTCCTTTATTTTTATCATCAACTTCAACTAACCATTGATCATCAAGCTTTTTATTAATGCCTTTATAACCCCATTTTGGCACCCATTCACCTGTTGCATCGTCAAAAACCATCTTTCCGGATTTTGCCTTTGGTTTTATGTTCTTTTTGGCTGCAAATAGTTCCCATTTCGTAGGAGCTTTGGGTTTTGGTAGAGGTTTTTCTCTTGGTAGTTCTGAAATCGGCTCAGGAAGTTTGATTAAGGTAATACTAGAGCTTTGACCATTCGTAGCATTACCCTCCGTAGTGGTCTTAATTGGAAGTGACAATATCTGGCCAATAAGGAGCTGAACGTTGTCCCTAGTGGTACTTTTAATATGTTCTTCTCTCTTGCTGTTTGAAGAATCTAAGTCATTCCTGTCCAATACATTAGAATCAAATACCGTAAGGTTTCCGAGATCGTAAGAAACTGGAATTAGTTTTTGAACAGTTACTGGCAGTGAGTTTAGGTCTTTGTTATCGGACGACATGGTTTCTATCGTCTTACTCAGAGATGGTTTGTGATTCTTCTAACTATGAGCTTTCATCTCATCGCCAAAATTTTTCCGCCTGAATTCTCAAGAGGAAAAAAAGAAAGTGTCACGAATGGAATATCAGTACCTTAATAATTAAAATAAGTTCTACAGTTTATAGCTCAAATAATTTACGTAACACCCTACTAGCACTAGGTTTACCTGGGAATTGCCAGTTCTCCCTCACCGCTTGTTTAGTGTAAAATCTCGATGATGAAAATATTTGTAATATATCAAAATTATCGCCAAATTCACGATCATTTTCTTCTGCCAGTTGCAACTCTTTTTCCAAGATATTATTACCGCCACATAAAATCTTCATATACTCCAGCATTATGGATTGGTACTTCAGTAGGATGTAAGTAATTAACTTTTGCgatatattaaaaaatgTTGGTAACTCATTGAGTAGTTCAAGTTTAGCAGCCTCATAGGACTTCGCCAAAACTTCCTTTTTTATATCGTGCTCTTTTTGCCTCTGATAAGCTCTATATTCTCTTCCTAATGTCCTGAGATCTTCAATCTTCGTTGATATGGAATTCGATCTTGCTATAAACCTTCCTAAAGGTTCTAAGAAGCCCTTTTTGATTTGCGAGATTCTAAGTACCATCACCTTCTCCTTCTGATGGTTAATTTTGTCAATAAATGCAGAGTATATGGAAGAGATGTAAATATCATCCTTAGCCTCCACTGTTGAATCAAACTCCATTAGTCTTTGCCAAGTTTTCGTGTTTTCTAGCCTTTTATCTAAGACTTCCATTAGATTTAGTTTATCCACATGTGAGTAGAGGGAACTGAAACCTTTTCGAAGTATGTTAAACTTCCTTACATATTTCTTTAGGCTATCATGGTCCTCTGATGCATCATTCCTTGAAAAACTCTGGTAATCTATATCAAACTGttcatcttcgtcatcCTGGCGACGCAGATCCTCAGAGTCGTGTTTATCATAGAATGCATCTCCCATATCTCGCTTAGCTTTTTCACCTATCATGTCTTcctctttttcttttctttcatATTCTTCGGAATAAATGCTACTGCTTAATGTAATTGCCTTCGTTGCATTAGTCAACGACCTGCTTAAAGAGCATGTAGTGTCGTTAAAACATGTGTTGTAAAATTCAATTATTTCAGATGGAGATTGATTCATATCTTTTTTGGCTTTAAATTCCTCTTGACTTCTTTTGACACGTTTCAAGTATAATGAATAATCATTGTAAAAGCTGGATAGCTTCTCTGCAGCAACTTCAGATATTGTTCCTTCGCTATATAACATTAATTCTTCAGCAAACATCATCCATAAATCCAACCTCTCAATAGGCAAGGCTAGTAACACCTCCAATCTTATAGAGCCTGCTCTCTGTAAACCTTTACCATACCATCTGTAAAAGGTTGAACCATGGCGCCTTTTCCTATCTTGTAATAATTGAAGCTGTTTCTCATGATTCACTGAATAATTG
The Eremothecium sinecaudum strain ATCC 58844 chromosome II, complete sequence DNA segment above includes these coding regions:
- a CDS encoding HBL017Cp (Syntenic homolog of Ashbya gossypii ABL018C; Syntenic homolog of Saccharomyces cerevisiae YOR317W (FAA1) and YMR246W (FAA4)); amino-acid sequence: MKQYNVIVGEPEGPNETAPRRNAVSATAIIERPIGLKCNTAYEFLLECFERGGDRNAVAWRDTIEIYEDTKTIKKIVDGKEVESQKTWLYYELTPFKYKTYNELNQLMHDYGRGLVKIGLQPKENRIHIYAATSVKWLETYLASQTQALTVVTAYESLGEAGLTHSLVQAESRGIFVDNSLLPNLIGPIQKASNLKYIIHGEKIDPNDKRQNGKIYSKARDAVQKLQELRPDVEIYSMEEVIALGSENRGTIDVHPPTAEDINCIMYTSGSTGTPKGVVITHRNFVAGIGGVNVVFSRKLVTEKDRYLAILPLAHILELVVEMTAIYCGALVGYGTVKTVSDASVRNCKGDMKEFKPHVMVGTAAVWEGVRKGIQTQIDKLPKFKQKVFWFAYRCKLGMKKYHIPGGTLLGNLVFKKAREATGGNLRIIFNGGSLLSKDTQIFISNLLAPVLIGYGLTETVANGALVDPRHFEYDVTGELAGSITAKLVDVEELGYFAKNNQGEIWIKGASVFKQYFCNEEETAAAFEDGWLKTGDIGEWKSNGILKIIDRKKNLVKTRNGEYIALEKLESVYRSSKYVANICIYADQYQVKPIAIVVPREVAVVDAAKKLGLIDNDGNVDAVLNHEKLKSEVLKDMIATAKAAGLAGIELILGFVFAPEEWTPENGFLTPSQKLQRRKILDAVREEVDKLYASNS
- the RNH1 gene encoding RNA-DNA hybrid ribonuclease (Syntenic homolog of Ashbya gossypii ABL017C; Syntenic homolog of Saccharomyces cerevisiae YMR234W (RNH1)), coding for MFRLLNLMKSKGNRNSQKIARKYYAVHRGRLTGIYNEWKTCKEQIDGIEGASWGLFPTPEQAKVFVETGKRVKPRTERQSTNTSAGMKASAKTSGKVNYYAVNSNNKELASKIFEDWESCRKYVSGKSGLAYKKFDDRAKAEAFISGSSPYDFELIGIQKDDFVTRCKLPSNSNCQGPYSEVSEVYCDGSTLRNGHEGAVGGCGVYFQDEPEYNISERLEPPATNNRAEIKAATRALQQIWHNLALVPARAPRKNYLLYTDSENVVKFTSSRYTECKSLDDLSKFSNSDLLVPLIKYYICVKQYYAINAARFTNAGLFEIQWVQGHHGNEGNEQADKLAKSGATSAETSGKKSTMVASDLPNPRFPSREDISNNF
- a CDS encoding uncharacterized protein (Syntenic homolog of Ashbya gossypii ABL016C; Syntenic homolog of Saccharomyces cerevisiae YOR296W); translated protein: MSCANESLSSSACLVDPVKSFLPSVSELVQTQVSQDEIYYAVLKVVLLEYINQPRFRKKFQKIEKITCSGPSAIEKLYFKGKDSEKRLSRFKNSQTAGTNEAIILKKMLPILEKTLTSITVGEYKIANDIFRRCLLKLYNDLFLDPAMANLLEYMDKPEELIMIFTKAASGEILKLDIEATRGILYELVTLFIDFLISLLDLHELSDQEFVLKLRSYADSFKPEEGNNHSFRQRNQPGNGSELGVDIIDVTIKPTYKTSEILLSGYIRKLFAVTEAQFEQDVALYKDKASNINYLYELKNRRDGIISETVGFTSNHFPSDKAYNDWKVNEINSLDELISKIEDSDSSNICETTIDISFIIPPEPNVIFTRLMCLILEQERPSITKPMSADGQSLISRCGKIWRLDLYSTKASIYYTAANLTLCPTTNLDTETIDYILRTALPNMSDNYSLDSDPTTWNSEDQNRWLVNLNHTYIQCMSSLSSLLANIYKHEKAIFSPVLSIYYDCVESDPLMIQYDFPSTDFHNKWVKNLKQTLSKATEIYYVSLLQDMPNEDHLEIHHLQQLGSLILQKIKKFQGRYPKPLLNKINLSREVASQLISAFASDSPLVLQRIEERAAFLKQDIPVMDAIETYTLYQELRDVFHQVTTKKFPFALEKHFFKHISKLCDETRVKLEEVIQNSLKAETWEPVSNEVHYSSSVLDIIRMINESIQLFQKLNWGNEYQVAKIKTFLLKTFSDGICYYASKIVSVIEEDLTHVEAVVPADDTTYEYTGSFQSTAEKMKNTWLFDEIKNALTSAPLEEPPVVYEFKARTCVCLNNLDELMNKITELEETINVEKISQTIKLHEKAKTGSKKGNKEVNQVYTIRIVKAENVQAFTSDGYANSAVSLVDTSIRQEFAKTKVVRKTVNPIWDEVFELVVPNDETRVISATVWHHSQKLNPIGSYKVCGKCSLLLDSRSFNSDGYTEDIVLDLDTQGRLFLQVSLESEKIDAMFCVGRAYRSLSRACDRAIGMMVNKFSTYVNYSISRPCLKAVCASTSNSNASQSKEVIYDAIVPLFDYLNSNLEILAAGLTRSLLHKVMIKAWNSILNMADSLLLPNLSSARSVKTALTNKGMSLWENAISIAKGNTNELRNITGNNNGQNGISSQAALSNREVEIIFEWLRALCIDFFHNGGEGPPLHELKNQHYQNILLVPVFYDKSVDELKEETEALIPLYEKYLDNRNYYDFTRHGRQQENSRRRLQRSDTIIAHSSKEKRAEAAAVVRELRSDPLEISAVTQDIILRILLAKGQSDYVSNFLNRRSELAKAVATRKLVKAAVAGSRHIKNFSR
- a CDS encoding HBL014Cp (Syntenic homolog of Ashbya gossypii ABL015C; Syntenic homolog of Saccharomyces cerevisiae YMR233W (TRI1) and YOR295W (UAF30); 1-intron in Ashbya gossypii), giving the protein MIDAILSVSDPNEISVKRIRAALQELFAVELHNEKKEIKVLILDRFHRLQDKQAKTLSKEELTKRDAELASKLAKEGNTRQKRTRKKEVAEKPRKKRRAANNENPNSFHLRNVILSSDLQKFLGKEQLPRTQVVKAVWDYIKQHNLQNPEDRREILCDETMQPIFGKKVTMFSMNKVLSKHLFNPSDVANNSAQQEKNTSVEELSVDDNAVDEELNESEDFEVSEGD
- the RRS1 gene encoding ribosome biogenesis protein RRS1 (Syntenic homolog of Ashbya gossypii ABL014C; Syntenic homolog of Saccharomyces cerevisiae YOR294W (RRS1)); the encoded protein is MSSDNKDLNSLPVTVQKLIPVSYDLGNLTVFDSNVLDRNDLDSSNSKREEHIKSTTRDNVQLLIGQILSLPIKTTTEGNATNGQSSSITLIKLPEPISELPREKPLPKPKAPTKWELFAAKKNIKPKAKSGKMVFDDATGEWVPKWGYKGINKKLDDQWLVEVDDKNKGTENELVDPRSLDRAERKKLIKKHQLQQKRNL